The Puntigrus tetrazona isolate hp1 chromosome 4, ASM1883169v1, whole genome shotgun sequence genome includes a window with the following:
- the rassf3 gene encoding ras association domain-containing protein 3 isoform X2, translating to MSWTSTMSSGYSSLEEDSEEYFFTARTSLFKKPSVKPTSIKDVEKEKELRTHLTYEEIRQKVEKYNTESRDHFKMTLNTNGMYTGFIKVQLDLRRPITVRGGGAGGVKGQEAFYLPRGSINTLHISSTNTVRQVIEALLRKFTVADNPAKFALFKRFSREDQVYTCKLSEEEHPLFLRLVAGPSTDVLSFVLKEQQTGEVLWDAFSIPELQNFLRILDKEEQDQVCSITKRYTAYREKLQEAMRATGGPG from the exons ATGTCGTGGACGAGCACCATGAGTAGTGGATACAGTAGTTTGGAAGAGGATTCAGAGGAATATTTTTTCACTGCCAGAACTTCCCTTTTCAAAAAGCCTTCGGTTAAACCCACGAGCATCAAG GAtgtggagaaagaaaaagagctgcGCACTCATCTCACTTATGAGGAGATCAGACAGAAGGTCGAGAAGTACAACACAGAGTCACGTGACCACTTTAAAATGACACTG AATACTAACGGCATGTACACAGGCTTCATCAAGGTGCAGCTGGACCTACGGAGACCCATCACTGTGAGGGGCGGCGGGGCAggaggggtcaaaggtcaggagGCGTTTTACCTTCCGCGTGGCTCCATAAACACCCTGCACATCAGCAGCACCAACACGGTGCGACAGGTGATCGAAGCCCTGCTGAGGAAGTTCACCGTGGCCGACAACCCCGCCAAGTTCGCCTTGTTCAAACGCTTCAGCAGAGAAGACCAAG tgtacACCTGTAAGCTCTCAGAGGAAGAACACCCTCTCTTCCTGCGTCTGGTGGCAGGACCCAGTACAGATGTGCTCAGCTTCGTCCTGAAGGAGCAGCAGACTGGTGAAGTCCTG TGGGACGCCTTCTCCATCCCCGAGTTGCAGAACTTCCTCCGCATCTTGGATAAAGAGGAACAGGACCAGGTTTGTTCGATAACTAAACGCTACACGGCCTACAGAGAGAAACTGCAGGAGGCCATGAGAGCGACGGGTGGCCCGGGATAA
- the zgc:194209 gene encoding adipocyte plasma membrane-associated protein yields the protein MLGAGPVKVLLLAVSVGVYLIPSPIDPEPYTFEGPPPALDGPLAVNTRLQRGRRLFSGQVKGLESFTADQNGNIYTGSVDGKLWRISNGSLSFVTQMGQNIPECGTSMDYEPVCGRPHGLRLDRNGQLIVADSYQGLFKVDPWTGEKTLLYSSKVGADGIPFGFLNGLEISKDGTVFFTDSSSKWGRRHVRYEVLETNHLGRLLSFDPVTGRVRVLLDSLYMPNGFAFSPDEDFLLLAETSVARITKFWLKGPKAGTKEVLLNNMIGYPDNIRLSDRGTFLVGITTIRFRGQLFPPFLDLIGPYPALKRFIVKLVPLSWYNVLLPKYGLILEVGPAGEVMDSLHDPTGSLTWAISDVFQQGTQYYLGSTDLPFLPVLDEWS from the exons AT GTTAGGGGCCGGTCCTGTAAAGGTTTTGTTGCTGGCAGTTTCAGTCGGTGTGTATCTCATTCCCTCCCCTATTGATCCTGAGCCGTACAC ATTCGAGGGCCCCCCGCCTGCCCTGGACGGCCCTCTGGCAGTAAACACACGGTTACAGAGAGGTCGGCGACTGTTTTCTGGTCAAGTCAAAGGCCTGGAGTCTTTCACGGCTGACCAGAACG GGAACATCTACACAGGCTCCGTCGACGGGAAGTTGTGGAGAATCAGCAACGGATCGCTCTCTTTCGTCACTCAGATGGGCCAAAACATCCCTGAATGTG GCACGAGTATGGACTATGAGCCAGTGTGTGGTCGTCCTCATGGTCTGCGTCTGGACAGAAACGGGCAGCTCATTGTGGCCGACTCTTATCAGGGGCTGTTCAAGGTTGACCCCTGGACTGGAGAGAAGACGCTGCTGTATTCCAGCAAAGTGG GAGCTGATGGGATTCCCTTTGGCTTTCTGAACGGTCTGGAGATTTCTAAAGACGGAACTGTGTTTTTCACGGACTCCAGCAGTAAATGGGGAAGGCGTCACGTCCGTTATGAG GTGTTGGAGACAAACCACCTGGGTCGCCTTCTCTCGTTTGACCCTGTGACCGGCCGTGTTCGGGTGTTGTTGGATTCTCTCTACATGCCTAATGGCTTTGCCTTCTCACCTGATGAGGACTTCCTCCTCCTGGCTGAGACCAGTGTCGCACGTATTACAAA GTTCTGGTTGAAAGGACCTAAAGCGGGCACCAAGGAGGTCCTCCTGAACAACATGATCGGTTATCCTGATAACATTCGTCTCAGTGACCGCGGCACGTTTTTAGTGGGCATAACCACCATTAGATTCAGAGGACAACTTTTCCCACCGTTCTTGGATCTGATTGGCCCGTATCCTGCTCTTAAACGCTTCATAGTGAAG CTCGTTCCTCTCAGCTGGTACAATGTTCTGCTGCCCAAGTACGGCTTGATTCTGGAGGTGGGGCCTGCTGGAGAGGTGATGGACAGCCTCCATGACCCCACGGGCAGCCTCACGTGGGCCATCAGCGACGTCTTCCAGCAGGGGACACAGTACTACCTGGGCAGCACTGACCTGCCGTTCCTGCCTGTTCTGGACGAGTGGAGCTGA
- the gnsa gene encoding N-acetylglucosamine-6-sulfatase: MVSSPFVILHFILICVTLHCNNLAEAKMNPRPNIVLILTDDLDVSIGGMIPLVKTKKLIGDAGITFTNTFVASPLCCPSRASILTGKYPHNHHVVNNTLEGNCSSTAWQKTQEPETFPAFLQKHGIYQTFFAGKYLNEYGNKKAGGVEHVPPGWDHWFALERNSKYYNYTLSVNGRAQRHGQNYSEDYLTDVLANISIDFLENKSNRRPFFMMVSTPAPHSPWTAAPQYESSFTNIKAPRDPNFNIHGKDKHWLIRQAKTPMTNSSVEFLDNAYRKRWRTLLSVDDLVEKVVRKLEVRGELGNTYVIFTSDNGYHTGQFSLPMDKRQLYEFDIRVPLLVRGPNIKPNQTSPFLIANVDLGPTILDIAGYSVNETQMDGMSFLPIMTGKGNSSTWRSDVLVEYEGEGSNISDPACPLLGPGVSECFPDCVCEDSYNNTYACVRTVAQATNLQYCEFDDNEVFVEVYNLTADPFQLSNIAKSIDQEVLEKMNHRLMMLQSCSGQSCRTPGVYDSQFRFDPRLMFSSLVPHRNKRRQRL, from the exons ATGGTTTCGTCTCCGTTtgtaatattgcattttattctgATCTGCGTCACTTTGCATTGTAACAATCTGGCCGAGGCTAAAATGAATCCCAGACCGAATATAGTTTTAATCCTAACTGATGATCTAGATGTGTCTATAGGGGGAATG ATCCCTTTAGTGAAGACTAAAAAGCTAATAGGTGATGCTGGGATAACCTTTACAAACACG TTTGTCGCCAGTCCCCTTTGCTGTCCCAGCCGGGCGAGCATCCTGACAGGCAAATACCCTCATAACCATCATGTGGTCAACAACACACTGGAGGGCAACTGCAGCAGCACTGCATGGCAGAAGACCCAAGAGCCCGAGACTTTCCCTGCCTTCCTTCAGAAACACGGCATCTATCAGACCTTCTTTGCTGGGAAGTATCTGAATGAG TATGGGAATAAAAAAGCAGGAGGTGTGGAGCATGTTCCTCCAGGCTGGGATCATTGGTTCGCTCTG GAGAGAAACTCCAAATACTACAACTACACGCTGTCGGTGAACGGCAGGGCACAGCGACACGGACAGAACTACAGCGAGGACTACCTTACAGACGTTCTG GCCAATATTTCCATTGACTTCCTGGAAAACAAGTCTAACCGCAGGCCTTTCTTCATGATGGTGTCCACACCAGCCCCGCACTCGCCCTGGACCGCCGCTCCTCAGTACGAGAGCAGTTTTACCAACATCAAAGCGCCAAGAGACCCTAACTTTAACATACACGGCAAG GACAAGCACTGGCTCATCAGACAAGCAAAGACGCCCATGACAAACTCTTCGGTGGAGTTCTTGGATAACGCCTACAGAAAACG GTGGCGCACTTTATTATCAGTAGATGACCTGGTGGAGAAGGTGGTGAGAAAGTTGGAGGTCAGAGGAGAGCTTGGCAACACCTACGTCATTTTCACCTCTGACAACGGATACCACACTG gCCAGTTTTCTCTTCCGATGGACAAGAGGCAGCTCTATGAATTTGATATCAGAGTTCCTCTTTTGGTGCGAGGGCCGAATATCAAACCCAACCAGACAAGCCcg TTCTTAATAGCAAATGTGGATTTGGGTCCAACAATTCTGGACATCGCTGGATACAGCGTCAATGAAACGCAGATGGATGGGATGTCATTTCTACCCATCATG aCTGGTAAAGGAAACAGCAGCACTTGGAGATCTGATGTACTGGTGGAATACGAGGGAGAAGGAAGCAACATTTCAGACCCAGCTTGCCCTCTGCTGGGCCCCGGGGTCTCG GAGTGTTTccctgactgtgtgtgtgaagacTCGTACAATAATACGTACGCCTGCGTTCGCACAGTAGCACAGGCCACCAACTTACAGTACTGTGAATTTGATGATAATGAG GTGTTTGTGGAGGTCTATAACCTGACAGCAGACCCCTTTCAGTTGAGCAACATCGCCAAGAGCATCGATCAGGAGGTCCTGGAGAAGATGAACCACCGTCTAATGATGCTGCAGTCTTGCTCGGGACAGTCCTGCAGAACGCCAGGCGTCTACGACTCACA GTTCAGGTTTGATCCTCGGCTGATGTTCAGCAGCCTCGTGCCTCACAGAAACAAACGACGACAAAGGCTGTAG